In a genomic window of Pseudodesulfovibrio senegalensis:
- the galE gene encoding UDP-glucose 4-epimerase GalE, translating to MSRKILITGGAGYIGSHANLELAAKGYETVVLDNLVYGHREFVQKGEFVLGDISDPACLDLVFANHDIDAVMHFAAYTYVGESVQDPGKYYANNMGGTLNLLAAMRRAGVNRFIFSSTCATYGVPQEMPLTESHPQKPINPYGWTKFMIEQALADYSAAYGMQYVALRYFNAAGADPQGRVGEDHDPETHLIPLAIEAAVDPKRELSIFGTDYDTPDGTCVRDYIHVTDLAQAHILAYEYLRDGGESQYFNLGNGLGFSVREVIDCVSRVSGRAVRAKEAPRREGDPAQLVGSSERIRSVLGWEPQYAELETIVEHAWNWRMKRA from the coding sequence ATGAGCAGGAAGATATTGATCACCGGCGGCGCGGGATACATCGGTTCCCACGCCAACCTTGAACTGGCGGCCAAAGGCTACGAGACCGTGGTGCTGGACAACCTCGTGTACGGCCACCGGGAGTTCGTGCAAAAAGGCGAATTCGTGCTGGGTGACATCAGCGACCCCGCCTGTCTGGACCTCGTATTTGCAAATCATGACATTGATGCGGTCATGCATTTTGCCGCATATACCTATGTGGGTGAATCCGTTCAGGATCCGGGCAAGTATTACGCCAACAACATGGGCGGCACCCTGAATCTGCTGGCGGCCATGCGTCGGGCCGGAGTGAACCGGTTCATTTTCTCCTCCACCTGTGCCACCTATGGTGTGCCGCAGGAAATGCCCCTGACCGAGTCACATCCGCAAAAACCCATCAATCCTTATGGCTGGACCAAGTTCATGATCGAACAGGCCCTGGCTGATTACTCCGCGGCCTACGGCATGCAGTACGTTGCCCTGCGCTATTTCAACGCGGCCGGAGCCGACCCGCAGGGCCGGGTGGGCGAGGATCACGACCCGGAAACCCATCTGATTCCGCTGGCCATCGAGGCGGCCGTTGATCCCAAGCGGGAGCTTTCCATTTTCGGCACGGACTATGACACTCCGGACGGCACCTGCGTCCGGGACTATATCCATGTTACCGACTTGGCTCAGGCGCATATTCTGGCCTATGAGTATCTGCGCGATGGCGGGGAAAGCCAGTATTTCAATCTGGGTAACGGCCTGGGCTTTTCCGTGCGCGAGGTCATCGACTGCGTGAGCCGGGTTTCGGGTCGCGCCGTGCGTGCCAAGGAAGCGCCGCGCCGGGAGGGGGATCCGGCCCAGCTGGTGGGTTCGTCCGAGCGTATTCGGTCCGTGCTGGGCTGGGAGCCGCAGTATGCGGAACTCGAGACCATTGTC
- the gspG gene encoding type II secretion system major pseudopilin GspG codes for MNGRKGARSGFTLIELMVVVVILGVLAGLIVPQFMDEPQKARVVKTQLQMENVSTALKKFYLDNGFYPTTEQGLEALVQKPTSGRIPKNFAANGYLSKVPKDAWGTDFVYISPGSHGPFDIISLGGDGEEGGSEYDGDINSWELE; via the coding sequence ATGAACGGCAGAAAGGGTGCTCGCAGCGGTTTCACGCTTATCGAACTGATGGTCGTGGTGGTCATTCTCGGCGTTCTGGCCGGGTTGATCGTGCCGCAGTTCATGGACGAACCGCAAAAGGCGCGGGTGGTCAAGACGCAGCTGCAGATGGAAAACGTTTCCACGGCGCTCAAGAAGTTCTATCTGGACAACGGGTTCTATCCCACGACCGAGCAGGGGCTGGAAGCCTTGGTGCAAAAGCCGACTTCCGGTAGGATTCCCAAGAATTTCGCAGCCAACGGGTATCTTTCCAAGGTTCCCAAGGACGCGTGGGGCACGGATTTCGTGTATATTTCTCCGGGCAGCCACGGCCCGTTCGACATCATCAGCCTTGGTGGCGACGGCGAAGAGGGCGGCTCAGAATATGACGGCGACATCAATAGCTGGGAATTGGAATAG
- a CDS encoding prepilin-type N-terminal cleavage/methylation domain-containing protein — protein MTATSIAGNWNRRGFTLFELLVVIAVAGIMLAVAIPYLGQDRGGSQQAMDEARKTVSLAVGSARSRAMLSRTTAELAMNEHSLVLSGKKSFDLPDGVGVNGYEVQGRDSEAAGQPLLFSPRGRTDWAVLWLESGDLRKSLLIRPFGGKVVMVDDFIPLSELLDEGFARVQ, from the coding sequence ATGACGGCGACATCAATAGCTGGGAATTGGAATAGGCGCGGCTTCACGCTGTTTGAGCTGCTGGTGGTCATAGCCGTGGCCGGGATCATGCTGGCCGTGGCCATCCCCTACCTCGGGCAGGACCGGGGCGGTTCGCAGCAGGCCATGGACGAGGCCCGCAAGACGGTTTCCCTTGCCGTGGGCAGCGCCCGAAGCCGGGCCATGCTTTCCCGCACGACCGCGGAACTGGCAATGAATGAGCACTCCCTTGTGCTTTCCGGAAAAAAAAGCTTTGACCTGCCGGACGGGGTTGGCGTGAACGGATACGAGGTGCAGGGACGCGATTCGGAAGCGGCCGGGCAGCCGCTGCTTTTTTCGCCGCGCGGCCGCACTGACTGGGCCGTGCTCTGGCTGGAAAGCGGTGATTTGCGCAAGAGCCTGCTCATACGGCCTTTCGGTGGAAAGGTGGTCATGGTCGACGATTTTATCCCGTTGTCCGAGCTTCTGGACGAGGGGTTTGCCCGCGTGCAATAA
- the cysC gene encoding adenylyl-sulfate kinase, whose product MVYLSKKSEKNICKFRGQVSREQREALNGHRSAVFWFTGLSGSGKSTIAHAVEKHLHDRGIRSYVFDGDNVRHGLCGDLSFSPVARSENNRRIAEVCKLFADSGTACLCAFISPYAEDRQHVRDIVGEDDFHEIYIACPVETCEERDCKGYYKLAREGKIKNYTGISAPYEEPEAPQLRVNTAGQSVEQSVGVVLEYVLGVLQPTA is encoded by the coding sequence ATGGTATATTTGAGCAAGAAATCGGAAAAGAATATTTGCAAATTTCGCGGGCAGGTGAGCCGTGAACAACGGGAAGCCCTGAACGGGCATCGTTCGGCGGTGTTCTGGTTCACCGGACTGTCCGGTTCCGGCAAATCCACCATTGCGCACGCCGTGGAAAAACATCTGCACGACCGGGGTATCCGTTCCTATGTTTTTGACGGCGACAACGTGCGCCATGGCCTGTGCGGAGACCTGAGCTTTTCCCCAGTGGCCCGTTCGGAAAACAATCGGCGCATTGCCGAGGTCTGCAAGCTGTTTGCGGATAGCGGCACGGCCTGCCTGTGCGCCTTTATTTCGCCCTACGCGGAAGACAGACAGCATGTGCGCGACATCGTGGGCGAGGACGATTTTCACGAGATATATATTGCCTGCCCCGTGGAAACCTGCGAGGAGCGGGACTGCAAGGGCTATTACAAGTTGGCAAGGGAAGGAAAAATCAAGAATTACACGGGGATCTCCGCGCCCTACGAGGAGCCGGAAGCGCCGCAGTTGCGGGTGAATACTGCGGGGCAGTCCGTGGAACAGTCCGTTGGTGTTGTTCTGGAATACGTTTTGGGCGTTTTGCAGCCCACTGCGTAG
- a CDS encoding UDP-glucuronic acid decarboxylase family protein, with protein MARFDRKRVVVTGGAGFLGSHLCRVLLEDGCEVVCVDNYYTGNKGNIVDLLGNPYFELMRHDVTFPLYVEVDEIYNLACPASPIHYQHDPVQTLKTSVHGAINMLGLAKRIGAKIMQASTSEVYGDPEVHPQTEDYWGHVNPKGTRSCYDEGKRCAETLFFDYRRQHGLVIKVARIFNTYGPNMLPGDGRVVSNFIVKALRNEPVTVYGDGSQTRSFCYVDDLIRGFKILMDDTPDEFSGPVNLGNPMEFTILELAEKVIEMTGSRSRIEFLDLPSDDPRQRQPDISLAKRELGWQPETTLEQGLVKTIEYFRKMLEQ; from the coding sequence ATGGCAAGATTCGATCGCAAGCGGGTTGTGGTGACCGGAGGGGCCGGTTTTCTCGGTTCGCATTTGTGCCGGGTTCTTCTGGAAGACGGCTGCGAAGTTGTCTGCGTGGACAACTATTATACGGGCAACAAGGGCAATATCGTTGATTTGCTGGGCAATCCCTATTTCGAGCTCATGCGTCACGACGTGACCTTTCCGTTGTACGTGGAGGTGGACGAAATCTATAATCTCGCCTGTCCTGCCTCGCCCATCCATTATCAGCACGACCCGGTGCAGACCCTGAAGACCAGCGTGCACGGGGCTATCAACATGCTGGGCCTTGCCAAGCGCATCGGCGCCAAGATCATGCAGGCCTCCACGTCCGAGGTTTACGGCGATCCGGAGGTGCATCCCCAGACCGAGGATTACTGGGGCCATGTGAACCCCAAAGGCACGCGCTCCTGCTACGACGAGGGCAAGCGGTGTGCCGAGACCCTGTTTTTCGACTACCGCCGGCAGCACGGGCTGGTCATCAAGGTGGCCCGCATCTTCAATACCTACGGCCCCAACATGCTTCCCGGTGACGGGCGGGTGGTCTCCAATTTCATCGTCAAGGCCTTGCGAAACGAGCCGGTCACCGTGTACGGCGACGGCTCCCAGACCCGGTCCTTCTGTTATGTGGACGACCTCATTCGCGGATTCAAGATTCTCATGGACGATACGCCGGACGAATTTTCCGGGCCGGTCAATCTTGGGAATCCAATGGAATTTACCATTCTGGAACTGGCGGAAAAGGTCATTGAAATGACCGGTTCCAGATCGCGGATCGAGTTTCTGGATTTGCCCTCGGATGATCCACGGCAACGTCAACCCGACATATCTCTCGCCAAAAGGGAGCTTGGCTGGCAGCCGGAGACGACCCTGGAACAGGGGCTGGTCAAAACCATCGAATACTTCAGGAAGATGTTGGAACAATGA
- a CDS encoding tetratricopeptide repeat protein, with the protein MQRTTAFLIMLLLALSGCSARQQSAAMTAESGSASVSGADAYEQGQYASSVASFSARIRENSADHKAFNGRGAALLAMDRAGQALADFNRALSIAPRMPGYHLNAAIALLRLNRPEDALDQAGEALRLQPDFADALLAQGIAFMHLQEYEVALGRINRALVLAEKAPEQNAQSPESALRRSLLYYRGMAQQHVGLFDDAIDDYTDYIALVKSDQRKASAHANRGLCFLEKGDTGRALDDLDAAVVLNPHDAMVYYDRAIVRQRRHELEMAVQDYTRAISREPEFPEAYLGRGEARLVLEQNPQACHDFGRACSMGFCDRLETLQDKGTCE; encoded by the coding sequence ATGCAACGTACCACGGCTTTTCTGATCATGCTTCTGCTCGCGCTTTCCGGATGTTCTGCCCGGCAGCAGTCTGCTGCGATGACGGCGGAATCCGGTTCCGCATCCGTTTCCGGTGCGGATGCCTACGAGCAGGGGCAGTACGCCAGCAGCGTGGCCTCCTTTTCCGCCCGGATTCGCGAGAACAGTGCCGACCACAAGGCGTTCAACGGCCGGGGCGCGGCCCTGCTGGCCATGGACCGCGCTGGGCAGGCGCTGGCCGATTTCAATCGTGCGCTGAGCATTGCTCCGCGCATGCCCGGCTACCATCTCAACGCGGCCATTGCCCTGTTGCGGCTCAATCGTCCGGAAGACGCGCTGGATCAGGCCGGGGAGGCTTTGCGCCTCCAGCCGGATTTTGCGGACGCCCTGCTTGCCCAGGGGATCGCCTTCATGCATCTGCAGGAATATGAAGTGGCATTGGGCCGCATCAACCGGGCTCTTGTGCTTGCGGAAAAAGCACCCGAACAGAATGCGCAGTCGCCGGAGTCGGCCCTGCGCCGTTCCCTTTTGTATTACCGGGGCATGGCGCAGCAGCATGTGGGCCTGTTTGACGATGCCATTGATGATTACACCGACTATATTGCGCTGGTGAAATCGGATCAGCGCAAGGCCTCGGCCCATGCCAACCGGGGGTTGTGCTTTCTGGAAAAGGGCGACACGGGCAGGGCGCTGGACGATTTGGACGCTGCCGTGGTTCTGAATCCGCACGACGCCATGGTTTATTATGACCGGGCCATCGTGCGGCAGCGGCGCCATGAATTGGAAATGGCCGTGCAGGATTACACGCGGGCCATTTCACGAGAACCGGAATTTCCCGAGGCCTATCTCGGACGGGGCGAGGCCCGGCTCGTGCTGGAGCAGAATCCGCAGGCGTGCCACGATTTCGGGCGGGCCTGTTCCATGGGATTTTGCGACCGGCTTGAGACGCTGCAAGACAAGGGCACGTGCGAGTAG